From Citricoccus sp. SGAir0253, a single genomic window includes:
- a CDS encoding ubiquinone/menaquinone biosynthesis methyltransferase, whose product MSSEQPVPEDAQPADVTRRDAPPADAGRSGAPSEARSADHGARVSSMFDGIASRYDLMNLVMTWGQEPRFVRRTVERAQLPDAPVVLDLATGTGDIALEVLRSHYGAQVTGADFAPEMMEVGKARPGGERITWVEADAMDLPFADATFDAVTHGYLLRNVADIPTTLAEQFRVLRPGGRMVALETSPAPDNIVKPFSTAYIKYVVPRLSRLITGDSSAYEYLSESSRGFKTPAEIQALLEDAGFVDVGHETHLFGTLAIHWATKPA is encoded by the coding sequence GTGAGCAGCGAGCAGCCGGTCCCCGAAGACGCCCAGCCCGCCGACGTGACGCGACGTGACGCGCCGCCGGCCGACGCGGGGCGGTCCGGTGCCCCGTCCGAGGCGCGGTCCGCCGACCACGGCGCCCGGGTCTCCTCGATGTTCGACGGCATCGCCTCCCGCTACGACCTGATGAACCTCGTCATGACGTGGGGCCAGGAGCCTCGGTTCGTGCGGCGCACGGTCGAGCGGGCCCAGCTGCCGGACGCCCCGGTGGTGCTGGACCTGGCCACCGGCACCGGGGACATCGCCCTCGAGGTGCTGCGCTCGCACTACGGGGCACAGGTCACGGGAGCGGACTTCGCCCCGGAGATGATGGAGGTGGGCAAGGCCCGCCCCGGCGGCGAGCGCATCACGTGGGTCGAGGCCGACGCCATGGACCTGCCCTTCGCGGACGCCACCTTCGACGCCGTCACCCACGGCTACCTGCTGCGCAACGTCGCGGACATCCCGACCACGCTGGCCGAGCAGTTCCGCGTGCTCAGGCCCGGCGGGCGGATGGTGGCGCTGGAGACCTCGCCGGCCCCGGACAACATCGTCAAGCCGTTCTCCACCGCGTACATCAAGTACGTGGTCCCGAGGCTGTCCCGGCTCATCACCGGCGACTCCTCCGCCTACGAGTACCTCTCGGAGTCCAGCCGGGGCTTCAAGACCCCCGCCGAGATCCAGGCACTGCTCGAGGACGCCGGCTTCGTGGACGTGGGCCACGAGACCCACCTGTTCGGCACCCTCGCCATCCACTGGGCCACCAAGCCGGCCTGA
- a CDS encoding chromosome segregation ATPase, translating to MKHTTQRALATSLGLTLLIGGGTLAAGPATAAAAPATSGHAICNGVVNQLAHRGTVQQNLLKAAAQKNAAQIAQLQAERASLASTAQELTARIAAEQQALTDLEARVAQAEEDIASTEAEITRLQTQQAEAADAVTATQEALAGLQDQRQALEQAIAPLQADLSSARQELEGLQADLATTEEARTATQEQLDAARAGLEALQDTAAKAAATVTAQEERIGDAEARLGTLQDAAATAEATVRAAAEAVTAAETELQRLEDAATTAQSELEAQRAAVAAAKEALGDARAEAQQAADALASQQARITEARAELASLEEAADRAAMALESQQAEVTQAEAQLTELQATAARAADAVAAQQQQVRAAEAEVADLQQQLEAQQAEITATQAELAQAQDELRALQERKAFLESEIARLEAIRGDGQGKKEREAQVAAYKAELTTVNAQIADKTARISGLQGDLTALQAAVADLNTRLTAKQAESSALQQQLAPLQDGLAAANAAVEAKKAEITALEASLPELRTALSDATTAVEAQQDELAALEAAVPSLQEAVATANAGVEQQEQLVAGLEAALPGLEAGDEAARQELADQQAVLSGLRDALDRATRDLEAANAQVSAAQDELAGLREQLPALEQDAEEAAAAAAARQAEVKALEARIADLSSAATALNGQVAAKEAEILDLQERVSPLLEDLNRVNGDISAAEQQLAALQSQSTTLDGRLTAANATLRDLRAQKKQDKDAIAQQTAVVKDLQDRLGTVQNQIRALDGSIALGGCVA from the coding sequence ATGAAGCACACCACCCAGCGCGCCCTGGCCACCAGCCTGGGCCTGACCCTGCTGATCGGCGGCGGCACCCTCGCCGCCGGACCGGCCACGGCGGCCGCGGCGCCCGCCACCTCCGGCCACGCCATCTGCAACGGCGTGGTCAACCAGCTGGCGCACCGCGGCACGGTGCAGCAGAACCTGCTGAAGGCGGCCGCGCAGAAGAACGCCGCCCAGATCGCCCAGCTGCAGGCCGAGAGGGCCTCCCTGGCCTCCACCGCCCAGGAGCTGACGGCGAGGATCGCGGCGGAGCAGCAGGCCCTCACCGACCTCGAGGCCCGGGTCGCCCAGGCCGAGGAGGACATCGCCTCCACCGAGGCGGAGATCACGCGGCTGCAGACGCAGCAGGCCGAGGCCGCGGACGCCGTGACGGCCACGCAGGAGGCGCTGGCCGGCCTGCAGGACCAGCGCCAGGCGCTGGAGCAGGCGATCGCCCCACTGCAGGCCGACCTCTCCTCGGCCCGGCAGGAGCTCGAGGGCCTGCAGGCCGACCTCGCCACCACGGAGGAGGCCCGGACCGCCACGCAGGAGCAGCTCGACGCCGCCCGCGCCGGGCTGGAGGCCCTGCAGGACACGGCGGCGAAGGCCGCCGCCACAGTCACCGCGCAGGAGGAGCGGATCGGCGACGCCGAGGCCCGGCTGGGCACGCTGCAGGACGCCGCCGCGACGGCCGAGGCCACGGTCCGTGCCGCAGCGGAGGCGGTCACCGCCGCCGAGACGGAGCTGCAGCGCCTCGAGGACGCCGCCACCACCGCCCAGTCCGAGCTGGAGGCCCAGCGCGCCGCGGTCGCGGCGGCGAAGGAGGCCCTCGGGGACGCCCGCGCCGAGGCCCAGCAGGCCGCGGACGCGCTGGCGTCCCAGCAGGCGCGGATCACCGAGGCCCGGGCCGAGCTGGCCTCGCTCGAGGAGGCCGCGGACCGCGCCGCCATGGCGCTGGAGTCCCAGCAGGCGGAGGTCACCCAGGCGGAGGCCCAGCTGACGGAGCTCCAGGCCACCGCCGCGCGGGCCGCGGATGCCGTGGCGGCGCAGCAGCAGCAGGTCCGCGCCGCGGAGGCCGAGGTGGCCGACCTGCAGCAGCAGCTGGAGGCCCAGCAGGCGGAGATCACGGCCACGCAGGCCGAGCTCGCCCAGGCCCAGGACGAGCTGCGCGCGCTCCAGGAGCGCAAGGCGTTCCTGGAGTCCGAGATCGCCCGCCTGGAGGCCATCCGCGGTGACGGCCAGGGCAAGAAGGAGCGCGAGGCCCAGGTCGCCGCCTACAAGGCCGAGCTGACCACCGTCAACGCCCAGATCGCGGACAAGACCGCGCGGATCTCCGGACTGCAGGGGGACCTCACCGCCCTGCAGGCCGCCGTCGCCGACCTGAACACCCGGCTCACGGCGAAGCAGGCGGAGAGCAGCGCCCTGCAGCAGCAGCTGGCTCCGCTGCAGGACGGGCTGGCGGCGGCGAACGCGGCGGTCGAGGCGAAGAAGGCCGAGATCACCGCGCTCGAGGCGAGCCTGCCGGAGCTCCGCACCGCCCTCTCGGACGCGACGACGGCGGTCGAGGCCCAGCAGGACGAGCTTGCCGCGCTCGAGGCCGCCGTGCCCTCGCTCCAGGAGGCCGTCGCCACGGCGAACGCCGGGGTCGAGCAGCAGGAGCAGCTCGTCGCCGGCCTCGAGGCCGCGCTGCCGGGGCTCGAGGCCGGCGACGAAGCCGCCCGCCAGGAGCTGGCGGACCAGCAGGCGGTCCTGTCCGGCCTGCGCGATGCCCTGGACCGGGCCACCCGGGACCTCGAGGCGGCGAACGCGCAGGTCAGCGCCGCGCAGGACGAGCTCGCAGGCCTCCGCGAGCAGTTGCCCGCCCTCGAGCAGGACGCCGAGGAGGCGGCCGCCGCGGCCGCCGCGCGGCAGGCCGAGGTGAAGGCCCTGGAGGCCCGCATCGCGGACCTCTCGTCCGCGGCGACCGCCCTGAACGGGCAGGTCGCCGCGAAGGAGGCCGAGATCCTGGACCTGCAGGAGCGCGTCTCGCCGCTGCTGGAGGACCTCAACCGCGTCAACGGGGACATCTCCGCCGCGGAGCAGCAGCTGGCCGCCTTGCAGTCGCAGTCGACCACGCTGGACGGCCGGCTCACCGCCGCGAACGCCACCCTGCGGGACCTCAGGGCCCAGAAGAAGCAGGACAAGGACGCGATCGCGCAGCAGACGGCCGTGGTCAAGGACCTGCAGGACCGGCTCGGGACCGTCCAGAACCAGATCCGGGCCCTCGACGGCTCGATCGCGCTGGGCGGCTGCGTGGCCTGA
- a CDS encoding MFS transporter, with product MAEARPVPRITSFLAAIVAFAAVNAPTVLYAAWREQLGFGATTQTLVYAAYVAGLVPGLVLTGRWLGRTGPRLLLGWATAGSVVAALVLAVAADPVTLVAARLVQGLGLGVIMAASSAALYQAVPPRPRTTTALLVTLTAILGASLGPVGAGLLADASGGTTLPMVGAAVALTLVLGLVTVHGASSTARDAVASAAADAPVPPAADASAAGSGATGQADVEPRGHLAISLTAGASWSLVGLYQSVGPGLLGAALGVDSLTALGGIVAIVLAVAGVVQVASRGVAVPLARRLGLGFLVLGIAGFAAMLLTGNLWLALFASVGAGVGHGFTYLSATQEMGSLIRRRPERAGPWMSRYFAIAYLCLAVFTVSLGLVGDLWGLVPAAVVLLGVLAAGSAALLFSRNR from the coding sequence GTGGCCGAGGCGCGACCGGTTCCCCGGATCACGAGCTTCCTGGCCGCCATCGTCGCCTTCGCCGCCGTCAACGCGCCCACCGTGCTCTACGCCGCCTGGCGCGAGCAGCTGGGCTTCGGCGCCACCACCCAGACCCTCGTCTACGCCGCCTACGTGGCGGGCCTCGTCCCGGGCCTCGTGCTCACCGGCCGGTGGCTCGGCCGGACCGGCCCCCGGCTCCTGCTGGGCTGGGCGACCGCCGGATCGGTCGTCGCCGCGCTGGTGCTCGCCGTGGCCGCGGACCCCGTCACGCTGGTCGCCGCCCGCCTGGTGCAGGGCCTGGGGCTGGGGGTGATCATGGCCGCCAGCAGTGCCGCGCTGTACCAGGCCGTGCCGCCGCGGCCCCGGACGACGACCGCCCTGCTCGTCACCCTGACCGCCATCCTCGGGGCCAGCCTGGGGCCCGTCGGCGCCGGCCTGCTCGCCGACGCCTCCGGCGGCACCACCCTGCCGATGGTCGGCGCCGCCGTGGCCCTGACCCTCGTGCTGGGCCTCGTCACGGTCCACGGGGCCTCGTCCACCGCCCGTGACGCCGTGGCGTCCGCGGCGGCCGATGCCCCCGTGCCCCCGGCGGCCGACGCCTCCGCCGCCGGGTCCGGCGCCACCGGGCAGGCCGACGTCGAGCCGCGCGGGCACCTCGCCATCAGCCTGACCGCCGGCGCCAGCTGGTCCCTCGTCGGGCTCTACCAGTCCGTGGGCCCCGGGCTCCTCGGCGCGGCCCTCGGCGTGGACAGCCTCACGGCCCTCGGCGGCATCGTGGCCATCGTCCTGGCCGTGGCCGGCGTGGTCCAGGTCGCATCGCGCGGGGTGGCCGTCCCGCTCGCCCGCCGGCTGGGCCTGGGATTCCTCGTCCTCGGGATCGCCGGCTTCGCCGCGATGCTGCTGACGGGGAACCTGTGGCTGGCGCTGTTCGCCTCGGTGGGGGCCGGCGTCGGGCACGGGTTCACGTACCTCAGCGCGACGCAGGAGATGGGCTCGCTCATCCGCCGGCGCCCGGAGCGGGCCGGGCCGTGGATGAGCCGGTACTTCGCGATCGCCTACCTCTGCCTGGCCGTGTTCACGGTGTCCCTCGGCCTCGTGGGGGACCTGTGGGGGCTCGTGCCGGCCGCGGTGGTCCTGCTGGGGGTCCTCGCGGCGGGGTCCGCGGCCCTGCTGTTCTCCCGCAACCGCTGA
- a CDS encoding iron chelate uptake ABC transporter family permease subunit, translating into MIPSARHRDPAPAGNPAPAAPETPGIPEAPTGGSRVATPATASPAAVAAVRALHAGSRRRLLAAAGGLALALVLAMGVRVLLGGYTVTVPDFLAILGGETIPGASFIVLQEKLPRAVAGALAGAGFGAAGALFRRTLRNPLASPDVLGVTQGAAVAAVGVLALGPAAARGTGMAVAALAGGLAATAVVLGFSTAGRGGGRLGGGTGAGSGGLAGALGGTTFIVAGIAVATLCQAVLSGAMLGLDQHDLQSAAVWIAGSLNAVTWERITLLAVLLLVLLPLGAALHARLAPADLGGELAHGLGSRPGRTGLAALAAGALLAAAATAATGPLAFVALLSTPVARGLTGGRPSLPVAALCGAVIVVVADFLAAEAFGGTRLPTGVLTGAAGAPLMLWLLVRSGRRS; encoded by the coding sequence GTGATCCCCTCGGCCCGGCACCGCGACCCGGCGCCCGCCGGCAACCCCGCACCCGCGGCACCGGAGACCCCGGGGATCCCGGAGGCCCCGACGGGCGGCTCCCGCGTGGCCACCCCCGCCACCGCCTCGCCCGCGGCCGTGGCCGCCGTGCGCGCCCTGCACGCCGGGTCACGACGCCGGCTGCTCGCCGCCGCGGGCGGCCTCGCCCTGGCCCTGGTGCTGGCGATGGGCGTGCGGGTGCTGCTGGGCGGCTACACCGTCACCGTGCCGGACTTCCTCGCGATCCTCGGCGGGGAGACCATCCCGGGCGCCTCGTTCATCGTGCTCCAGGAGAAGCTGCCGCGCGCGGTGGCCGGGGCCCTGGCGGGCGCCGGCTTCGGCGCCGCCGGCGCCCTGTTCCGCCGCACCCTGCGCAACCCGCTGGCGAGCCCGGACGTCCTGGGGGTCACGCAGGGGGCCGCCGTGGCCGCCGTCGGGGTCCTGGCCCTGGGACCGGCCGCCGCGCGTGGCACCGGGATGGCCGTGGCCGCCCTGGCCGGCGGGCTGGCCGCGACCGCGGTGGTGCTGGGCTTCTCCACGGCAGGCCGCGGCGGCGGCCGGCTCGGCGGTGGCACCGGCGCCGGCTCCGGCGGCCTGGCCGGGGCGCTGGGCGGGACCACGTTCATCGTGGCCGGCATCGCCGTGGCCACCCTGTGCCAGGCCGTGCTGTCCGGGGCGATGCTGGGCCTGGACCAGCACGACCTGCAGTCCGCGGCCGTGTGGATCGCCGGCTCGCTCAACGCGGTGACGTGGGAGCGGATCACCCTGCTCGCGGTGCTGCTGCTCGTGCTGCTGCCGCTCGGCGCGGCCCTGCACGCCCGGCTGGCGCCCGCCGACCTCGGCGGGGAGCTCGCCCACGGCCTGGGCTCCCGACCCGGCCGGACGGGACTGGCCGCGCTGGCCGCCGGGGCCCTGCTGGCCGCCGCGGCGACCGCCGCCACCGGGCCGCTGGCCTTCGTGGCGCTGCTGTCCACCCCCGTGGCGCGCGGGCTCACGGGCGGGCGGCCCTCGCTGCCCGTGGCCGCCCTGTGCGGCGCGGTGATCGTGGTGGTGGCCGACTTCCTGGCCGCCGAGGCCTTCGGCGGCACCCGCCTGCCGACGGGCGTACTGACCGGGGCGGCCGGCGCGCCGCTGATGCTGTGGCTGCTCGTGCGGTCCGGACGGAGGAGCTGA
- a CDS encoding DUF3237 family protein: MTAEDPTPAPPALDFVATIEVEVSETVDIGTTAQGARRVAPIRGGRVTGPGIVGVVLDAGADFQRYPTADVAHLQANYVLELEGGHRVLVENRALRTGSPEDLRALMSGQAVDPARIYFRCVPELSADESGPYAWMNRSLFLGTGERRPGGVRIEVFRVR, translated from the coding sequence ATGACCGCCGAGGACCCCACCCCCGCCCCGCCCGCGCTGGACTTCGTCGCCACCATCGAGGTCGAGGTCAGCGAGACCGTGGACATCGGCACCACCGCCCAGGGCGCGCGCCGCGTCGCCCCCATCCGCGGGGGCCGGGTGACCGGCCCCGGCATTGTCGGGGTGGTGCTCGACGCCGGCGCGGACTTCCAGCGCTACCCCACCGCCGACGTCGCCCACCTGCAGGCCAACTACGTCCTCGAGCTCGAGGGCGGGCACCGGGTACTGGTGGAGAACCGCGCGCTGCGCACCGGCAGCCCGGAGGACCTGCGCGCGCTGATGTCCGGCCAGGCGGTGGACCCGGCCCGCATCTACTTCCGGTGTGTCCCCGAGCTCTCGGCCGACGAGTCCGGCCCGTACGCGTGGATGAACCGGAGCCTGTTCCTCGGCACGGGCGAGCGCCGGCCGGGCGGGGTGCGGATCGAGGTGTTCCGCGTGCGCTGA
- a CDS encoding iron ABC transporter permease, which produces MAPAVVLAVLCVAALALGARSVDAGTTVETLRAVLSGAPLQAGDIDAAAVASRIPRTVTAVLVGAALAVSGVALQGATRNPLGDSGLLGLTAGASLAVALGLGAGLSSGLGTAVLLAIVGTVAAAAVVYAAAAAASRLGAGTGSAPGPLSLVLAGAAVTAGCTAATSALLILSPAVLERFRFWTVGSVARTSLEDAGWLAPVIAVGILIVVAAAPGLDALALGDELAHGLGSRPERLRLVLLGATVLLTAAATALAGPVVFVGLLVPHALRRFRPASTRVLVAGCALWGAVLLVAADLAGRLVIAPQEIHVGVSTVLIGVPVLLMLLRRKAVSL; this is translated from the coding sequence GTGGCCCCCGCCGTCGTGCTCGCGGTGCTGTGCGTGGCGGCCCTGGCCCTCGGCGCCCGGTCCGTGGACGCCGGCACCACGGTCGAGACGCTGCGCGCGGTCCTGTCCGGGGCACCCCTGCAGGCCGGGGACATCGACGCCGCCGCGGTCGCCTCCCGCATCCCGCGCACCGTCACGGCCGTGCTGGTCGGCGCGGCCCTGGCCGTGTCCGGGGTGGCCCTGCAGGGGGCCACGCGCAATCCGCTGGGTGATTCCGGGCTGCTCGGGCTGACGGCGGGGGCCTCGCTGGCCGTCGCCCTCGGGCTCGGCGCGGGGTTGTCCTCGGGCCTGGGCACCGCGGTGCTGCTGGCGATCGTCGGCACGGTCGCCGCCGCCGCGGTGGTCTACGCGGCGGCCGCGGCCGCCTCCCGGCTGGGCGCCGGCACCGGCTCCGCGCCCGGTCCGCTGTCCCTCGTGCTGGCCGGGGCGGCCGTGACCGCCGGGTGCACCGCCGCCACGAGCGCGCTGCTGATCCTCTCCCCCGCCGTGCTCGAGCGCTTCCGGTTCTGGACGGTGGGCTCCGTGGCGCGCACCTCCCTGGAGGACGCCGGGTGGCTGGCCCCCGTGATCGCCGTGGGCATCCTGATCGTGGTGGCGGCCGCCCCCGGCCTGGACGCCCTGGCCCTGGGGGACGAGCTCGCCCACGGCCTGGGCTCGCGGCCCGAGCGGCTGCGCCTCGTGCTGCTCGGGGCCACCGTGCTGCTGACCGCCGCGGCCACCGCCCTGGCCGGTCCCGTGGTGTTCGTGGGCCTGCTCGTCCCCCACGCCCTGCGCCGGTTCCGGCCCGCCTCCACGCGCGTGCTCGTGGCCGGCTGCGCGCTGTGGGGGGCGGTCCTGCTGGTGGCCGCGGACCTCGCCGGCCGCCTGGTCATCGCCCCGCAGGAGATCCACGTGGGCGTCAGCACGGTGCTGATCGGCGTGCCCGTGCTGCTCATGCTGCTGCGCCGGAAGGCGGTGTCCCTGTGA
- a CDS encoding iron-siderophore ABC transporter substrate-binding protein, with translation MPSSPFHPVSAARSAVLRSGPSRRRVLGAGSLALGAALLAGCSTGPTGSGEESATGSSSASASADAAFPRTIEHAFGTTEIPEQPERVATVSWVNQDIALALGVVPVGVAATEYGGNENQSTDWFDAALEEAGGEEPVQYSEADGIDFEAIAATEPDVILATYSGITQEDYDKLSQIAPVVAYPEGTAPFGTPWQDSTRIIGEALGKEQEAEQVVSDVEAQVAEAAEAHPELDGKTFLYGTVDPAAADQVYLFTATDNRPKFLSALGMELAPVVAENEDAKDAFYITWSPERADELESDILVSSAADASVGEAIKKDPLLGSIPAVQDDTLVLQTDEQEVLSISATSPLSIPWALENALPKISEAAEKAGGSAE, from the coding sequence GTGCCCTCTTCCCCGTTCCACCCCGTCTCCGCCGCCCGCTCGGCCGTCCTGCGCTCCGGACCGAGCCGACGTCGCGTCCTGGGCGCCGGCTCGCTGGCCCTCGGCGCGGCCCTGCTCGCCGGCTGTTCCACCGGTCCCACCGGCTCCGGCGAGGAGTCGGCCACCGGTTCCTCGAGCGCCTCCGCGAGCGCGGACGCCGCCTTCCCCCGCACGATCGAGCACGCCTTCGGCACCACCGAGATCCCGGAGCAGCCCGAGCGCGTGGCCACCGTGTCCTGGGTGAACCAGGACATCGCCCTGGCCCTGGGCGTGGTCCCGGTGGGCGTGGCGGCCACGGAGTACGGCGGCAACGAGAACCAGTCCACCGACTGGTTCGACGCCGCCCTCGAGGAGGCCGGCGGCGAGGAGCCCGTGCAGTACTCCGAGGCGGACGGGATCGACTTCGAGGCGATCGCCGCCACCGAGCCGGACGTGATCCTGGCGACCTACTCCGGCATCACGCAGGAGGACTATGACAAGCTCTCCCAGATCGCCCCCGTGGTGGCCTATCCGGAGGGCACCGCCCCGTTCGGCACCCCGTGGCAGGACTCGACCCGCATCATCGGCGAGGCCCTCGGCAAGGAGCAGGAGGCCGAGCAGGTCGTCTCGGACGTCGAGGCCCAGGTGGCCGAGGCCGCCGAGGCCCACCCGGAGCTGGACGGCAAGACGTTCCTCTACGGCACCGTGGACCCCGCCGCCGCGGACCAGGTCTACCTGTTCACCGCCACGGACAACCGCCCGAAGTTCCTCTCCGCCCTCGGCATGGAACTGGCCCCCGTGGTCGCGGAGAACGAGGACGCGAAGGACGCCTTCTACATCACGTGGTCCCCGGAGCGGGCGGACGAGCTCGAGTCGGACATCCTCGTCTCCTCCGCCGCGGACGCCTCCGTGGGCGAGGCCATCAAGAAGGACCCGCTGCTGGGCTCCATCCCGGCCGTGCAGGACGACACCCTCGTGCTGCAGACCGACGAGCAGGAGGTGCTGTCCATCTCGGCGACCTCCCCGCTGTCCATCCCGTGGGCCCTCGAGAACGCGCTGCCGAAGATCTCCGAGGCCGCCGAGAAGGCGGGCGGCTCCGCTGAGTAG
- a CDS encoding dihydrofolate reductase family protein, translating into MRTLAFAMNVSLDGYVAAPGDDLGWSTPSDELFQWWSDRVAATGLALYGRRLWETMDAHWPTADRQPGATPAHVEYARRWRAMPKVVFSSTIDAVDGNARLVTGDAVAEIARLRAGEGGPMDIGGATLAAAAMRAGLVDEYVLVTHPVLVGGGTPFFAPLDAWVDLALVETRPFPDGVLLTRYGTRR; encoded by the coding sequence ATGCGGACCCTGGCCTTCGCCATGAACGTGAGCCTGGACGGCTACGTCGCCGCGCCGGGCGACGACCTCGGCTGGAGCACGCCGAGCGACGAACTGTTCCAGTGGTGGTCCGACCGGGTGGCCGCCACGGGCCTGGCGCTGTACGGGCGCCGGTTGTGGGAGACGATGGACGCCCACTGGCCGACCGCCGACCGGCAGCCCGGGGCCACGCCGGCGCACGTCGAGTACGCCCGCCGCTGGCGGGCGATGCCCAAGGTGGTGTTCTCCTCGACGATCGATGCGGTGGACGGCAACGCCCGCCTGGTCACCGGTGACGCCGTCGCCGAGATCGCCCGGCTGCGGGCCGGGGAGGGCGGGCCCATGGACATCGGCGGCGCCACGCTCGCCGCCGCGGCCATGCGGGCCGGGCTGGTCGACGAGTACGTGCTGGTCACCCACCCGGTGCTCGTGGGCGGTGGCACGCCGTTCTTCGCGCCCCTGGACGCCTGGGTGGACTTGGCCCTGGTGGAGACCCGCCCGTTCCCCGACGGCGTGCTCCTGACCCGGTACGGGACCCGGCGCTGA
- a CDS encoding MarR family winged helix-turn-helix transcriptional regulator — translation MDVLNLLRKYRDAERRMRTRTRDSMGMGETDLVALRYLLRATRAGERVRQRDLAQVLEITSASASALVDRLVRDGYAQRVAHPDDRRSVSIEPTQKSDEDVRSTLGAMHRRMLEAAESLSPEELAAVAKFLTALTRSVE, via the coding sequence GTGGACGTGCTCAACCTGCTGCGCAAGTACCGGGACGCCGAGCGGCGGATGCGCACCCGCACGCGGGACTCCATGGGCATGGGGGAGACCGACCTCGTGGCGCTGCGCTACCTGCTGCGCGCCACCCGCGCCGGGGAGCGGGTCCGCCAGCGGGACCTGGCCCAGGTCCTGGAGATCACGAGCGCCTCGGCCAGCGCGCTCGTGGACCGTCTCGTGCGGGACGGCTACGCCCAGCGCGTGGCGCACCCGGACGACCGGCGCTCGGTGTCCATCGAGCCCACGCAGAAGAGCGACGAGGACGTGCGCTCCACGCTCGGGGCCATGCACCGGCGCATGCTCGAGGCCGCCGAGTCCCTCTCCCCGGAGGAACTGGCGGCCGTGGCCAAGTTCCTCACCGCCCTGACGCGCAGCGTGGAGTGA
- a CDS encoding ABC transporter ATP-binding protein, which translates to MDTQTPRDTGAGAAPAVRLRGVTLGYGDHVVVGAERPLDLDLPAGRTTAIIGANGCGKSTLLRGLTRQLPLRSGTLEVLGRSTEHWPARGYARSVALLPQSPVAPDGMTVEQLVDRGRHPHRGWFGARTAADVAAVARALELTDLVELAGADLSELSGGQRQRAWLALVLAQQTPVVLLDEPTSYLDLSHQVELMDLVRRLPDPTAAGTVGGEAAGPAGPRATVVAVLHELNLAARCADHVVAMARGQVVAAGAPGTVLTPALLAEVYGLDADVVPDPLLGHPVVLPRTRADRRG; encoded by the coding sequence ATGGACACGCAGACGCCGAGGGACACGGGGGCCGGCGCGGCGCCCGCCGTCCGCCTGCGCGGGGTGACGCTGGGCTACGGCGACCACGTGGTCGTCGGGGCGGAGCGGCCGCTGGACCTGGACCTGCCCGCGGGGCGGACCACGGCGATCATCGGCGCGAACGGCTGCGGCAAGTCCACGCTGCTGCGCGGGCTGACCCGGCAGCTGCCCCTGCGCAGCGGCACGCTGGAGGTGCTCGGGCGCTCCACCGAGCACTGGCCGGCGCGCGGCTATGCCCGCTCCGTGGCGCTGTTGCCGCAGTCCCCCGTGGCCCCGGACGGGATGACGGTGGAGCAGCTCGTGGACCGCGGACGGCATCCCCACCGCGGCTGGTTCGGCGCGCGCACCGCCGCGGACGTGGCGGCGGTGGCCCGCGCCCTCGAGCTGACCGACCTGGTGGAGCTGGCCGGTGCGGACCTCTCCGAGCTCTCCGGCGGGCAGCGCCAGCGCGCGTGGCTGGCGCTGGTCCTGGCCCAGCAGACCCCCGTGGTGCTGCTGGACGAGCCGACCAGCTACCTGGACCTGTCCCACCAGGTCGAGCTGATGGACCTGGTGCGCCGGCTGCCGGACCCGACGGCGGCCGGGACGGTCGGCGGGGAGGCCGCGGGGCCGGCGGGGCCGCGGGCGACCGTGGTGGCCGTGCTCCACGAGCTGAACCTGGCCGCGCGCTGCGCCGACCACGTCGTGGCCATGGCCCGGGGCCAGGTCGTGGCCGCGGGAGCGCCGGGCACCGTCCTGACCCCCGCCCTGCTGGCGGAGGTCTACGGACTGGACGCCGACGTCGTGCCCGATCCGCTGCTGGGCCACCCGGTGGTGCTGCCGCGCACGCGCGCCGACCGGCGGGGCTGA